In the Elizabethkingia bruuniana genome, CAAAAGCATTACAACAATGAAATCACTAACAGCCAATATTTTTGCTTTTATTCTTGTTGTTATTCTGTTGCTTGCAAGCATTGGATTAAATATCAAACAGGAATTAAAACGAGCTGAAAAGGAAAATGAAATGACATCCCTGTTAACTCAGGGGGGTAATAACAAAGTTGTTGAAAAATATACTAGAGACAGTGTAACACATACTGTCTTTAATGAAAAAATAATCAACAATACTAATTCTGAAAAAATAGCTGCATTAGATAAAACCTATGCAGATAGTATTCAGAAAGCTTTAAAAATAAGCTTAGATAAAATAGATCAGGTCACTAAAATAAACGGTAGGCTTGAAGCGCAACTGGCTTTATTTACAAAGCAGACACCCTCGGGGCAAACCATTAAAACACATAAAGACAGGTATCTTGATTTAGCCTATTATCCGGACACTGATTCTGTAAAGATGTCATACAATATAATGATGAATGATGTCCGGTATAAAAAGAAAAACTGGTTTCTGGGAGCAGAACATAATTACATTGATATGTATTCTGATGATCCCAGAGTAACCATAAATGGTGTAAA is a window encoding:
- a CDS encoding DUF6808 domain-containing protein, whose protein sequence is MKSLTANIFAFILVVILLLASIGLNIKQELKRAEKENEMTSLLTQGGNNKVVEKYTRDSVTHTVFNEKIINNTNSEKIAALDKTYADSIQKALKISLDKIDQVTKINGRLEAQLALFTKQTPSGQTIKTHKDRYLDLAYYPDTDSVKMSYNIMMNDVRYKKKNWFLGAEHNYIDMYSDDPRVTINGVKSFRIKEKPQKRFGFGLNAGYGIAKDGNTMKLLPYFGIGANYNLVEF